A single genomic interval of Daucus carota subsp. sativus chromosome 1, DH1 v3.0, whole genome shotgun sequence harbors:
- the LOC108204252 gene encoding transcription termination factor MTERF15, mitochondrial → MSAFCCKQSSILLARLAVNSRIAVTSNLGFQKFRFLVIPINFLSHERRLTSLADRSVEEKHSFAVTYLVDSCGLSQQNAVLASKKVHFETSDRADAVLSLLKKYGCESSHISRIIRKYPKVLVADPEENLRPKLEFFRSVGLSGRDLPEFLMSTTNLLAYGLENKIIPVYECFRNIVGYDAKPSALLKSCNWWVPGPVAQRQIVLNLQHMEELGAPRDMIMSSLNFYTTVYFQRSAVFAEKAKKLIDMGLEPTKINFVQGLAAITKMSVSTWQHKTEIYKRWGWSDEDIRMAFRKDPLCIRHSEEKIMTVMDFLVNKIGIGSSDVARNPIIVSFSLEKRTFPRSSVVRFLQMKGFVNKKLRMSSFLKLSEKLFLDKYVTKYQEQVPHLSDLYQGNLDIKELGVGFEDMNWKTYV, encoded by the coding sequence ATGTCTGCtttttgttgcaagcaaagttCTATACTTCTTGCTAGGTTAGCTGTAAATTCAAGAATTGCTGTTACTTCTAATTTGGGGTTTCAAAAGTTTAGATTTTTGGTGATACCCATCAATTTTTTGTCACATGAAAGAAGATTAACATCCCTAGCAGATAGGAGTGTTGAAGAAAAGCACTCATTTGCAGTGACTTACCTTGTAGATTCATGTGGGTTATCCCAGCAAAATGCTGTCCTTGCATCGAAAAAGGTGCATTTTGAAACTTCAGATAGGGCTGATGCTGTTTTGTCTCTCCTTAAGAAATATGGATGTGAAAGTTCCCACATTTCGAGAATTATTAGGAAATATCCCAAAGTGCTGGTGGCTGACCCGGAGGAGAACCTTAGGCCGAAACTTGAATTTTTTCGGTCAGTAGGCTTGTCAGGACGGGATCTTCCTGAATTTCTGATGTCGACAACCAACTTGTTGGCTTATGgactagaaaataaaattattccgGTTTATGAATGTTTCAGGAATATAGTTGGTTATGATGCAAAACCTAGTGCTCTCCTGAAAAGCTGTAATTGGTGGGTTCCGGGACCTGTTGCACAAAGACAAATTGTTTTAAACCTTCAGCATATGGAAGAACTTGGAGCACCTAGAGATATGATTATGTCTTCGTTGAATTTTTACACTACGGTGTATTTTCAAAGATCTGCTGTTTTTGCTGAAAAGGCAAAGAAGCTTATTGATATGGGACTTGAGCctacaaaaataaatttcgtTCAAGGACTTGCTGCAATTACAAAGATGAGTGTATCAACTTGGCAGCACAAAACTGAAATTTATAAGAGGTGGGGATGGTCTGATGAAGACATTAGAATGGCTTTTAGAAAGGACCCTTTGTGTATCCGTCATTCTGAGGAGAAAATTATGACTGTGATGGACTTTCTTGTGAACAAAATTGGTATCGGCAGTTCGGATGTTGCAAGAAATCCCATTATCGTATCCTTCAGTTTGGAGAAAAGGACGTTTCCAAGGTCTTCGGTGGTCAGGTTTCTGCAGATGAAAGGCtttgtaaataaaaaacttCGCATGAGTAGTTTTCTCAAATTGTCTGAGAAGTTGTTCTTGGACAagtatgtgaccaagtatcagGAACAAGTACCTCATTTATCGGATCTTTATCAAGGGAATCTGGATATCAAAGAACTAGGGGTTGGATTTGAAGATATGAATTGGAAAACATATGTGTAG